ACGACAATGTGCAAAATACAAGATAACATGCACGAACATGCGCACTGTACGATATTCGATCAAACAACCGGATATCAGTGCCAAAATTATGCGCAACAAGGAGAATACGATAGCTCCTAACATATGAAATACTTTTCTCACACCAATATTGCGAAAAAACCATCGACAGTGTGCAAAAACACAATTTGAATGCACGCGCATGCGCAGATCACACAACAAACTTATAGCTTCCTTATATAAACGCAACGCACACAGGGCACCACAGGACACTCATGGTCCAGACGTCAATCAATCATCATCCATTCACAAGGACCACACGATGTGCCACGGCGGCGCCGTACACTGCTGCAATCAACATACATGACGACGTCAACGCCACCCACAGCGAGACTACGTGCTACCGTACAGTTTTTCTCAATCTGAAATTAATCTATTTCCACGAAGTTAACTTAACTATTGCGTTTGTTTTAACACCGGGTATGAGTTcacttttgatatatttaatctaCTATCCAACcatgacaatattgttatttcaattcTTTACAAATCTAATtatccttcaaaaatattaagttatgtaGGGCCAAACATATCCATACATCCACATCCAATCTTTATATTCCACatcaaaaaaattctaatataaattataaacaccacGTAAAACACATCTCAATCAAAGAATAAACTCCACTTCAAATCCTGCTTGTCAATTCATTGTCTCTCCTGGACATTGGATTGCCAAAATATATCTGCAGTCTAGATCACGAGCTAGGGACTGGACATACATATGCGATGGGCCGACGTACTTTTCTCTTAAGCGACTAGACTTCAGATATATAAGTTATTGAAATGCGAGTCAAccaaatgtcaaataataaaagaaacaaataataaactctGCTTCAAACACTGCATGAAGCAagcgaataaatatataataaaatataatataNNNNNNNNNNNNNNNNNNNNNNNNNNNNNNNNNNNNNNNNNNNNNNNNNNNNNNNNNNNNNNNNNNNNNNNNNNNNNNNNNNNNNNNNNNNNNNNNNNNNNNNNNNNNNNNNNNNNNNNNNNNNNNNNNNNNNNNNNNNNNNNNNNNNNNNNNNNNNNNNNNNNNNNNNNNNNNNNNNNNNNNNNNNNNNNNNNNNNNNNNNNNNNNNNNNNNNNNNNNNNNNNNNNNNNNNNNNNNNNNNNNNNNNNNNNNNNNNNNNNNNNNNNNNNNNNNNNNNNNNNNNNNNNNNNNNNNNNNNNNNNNNNNNNNNNNNNNNNNNNNNNNNNNNNNNNNNNNNNNNNNNNNNNNNNNNNNNNNNNNNNNNNNNNNNNNNNNNNNNNNNNNNNNNNNNNNNNNNNNNNNNNNNNNNNNNNNNNNNNNNNNNNNNNNNNNNNNNNNNNNNNNNNNNNNNNNNNNNNNNNNNNNNNNNNNNNNNNNNNNNNNNNNNNNNNNNNNNNNNNNNNNNNNNNNNNNNNNNNNNNNNNNNNNNNNNNNNNNNNNNNNNNNNNNNNNNNNNNNNNNNNNNNNNNNNNNNNNNNNNNNNNNNNNNNNNNNNNNNNNNNNNNNNAATATTCTGTAgtaggataaaaataatgtaatttaagtgcCCATATGCGTACCTTCTTAATTTTCCATACCCTTTGTAATTTGCCGCATTACTCCGCACTACCCCGACTTCCCtttcactaatttattttttttttttttttttatctcactaCACACTTGAacactaataattagttaatatattttattccatttacGAATAAAagagtaaatattgtataaaaattaaaaactcttCCACTGATATGTCATTGTTCGGTACTTCGGTCACTCTGGAACataaactgttttaaacatTCGACGGTGTTACCAAACTTACGTATTTTTGGTGTTGGGAGTTGGGATCCCTTCATCTAATTCTTGCCACACTACTTTGACTCTATCTACACCTAACTTTTcaagcattttataaattgacttTTAGACAGTTTGGTGTGCGTGTCCGACAACATGCGTAAAACGGTTGTTCCAACTCTCGCAAATAGTGTTTGTACGATGATGACCGTTTATCATGGACGTTCcattattctaatatttcttattattatttaattttatattcatagcTTTTCctaactttatattttgtaccgTTGACGTATATAGAATCGAAGTCAACAAGAACATCTGTAGTCTGTAGCTTCTTCTGTGAAAAACGtccttaaatatttaactccgtcatgaactttatttattagtaagACTGCTAACCTTTTTTTGCTATGATTCAATCGATGGACACCGAAATGCGCGAAAAGTGCTGTACTTACGAACGgtaccttcatttttttttttatgaaatacacatgatacacatacaatatatatctaCCAACAAACCTTCGCGGTATCCGGTCAAACTTGGACGTAGTAATATATACAGCAAACGCTGAACACAGTAAATacacaatacaacataatatataatattattatgtatagttttgtaacaatataattacaCGGTGTACATACAGTCACTGCCGTacactttgtatattattatcattattattattgttgttgtcgtcgttGTCACCGgtattataacagtattataatagtctGCTGCAAGAGAGCTTTGTCGCGACGTTATTGCCGGAGCCGGACCGGATGTCGTATATTTCCGCACCGCCGCGCAAAACAATAAAACACACGCGCAAATAGCTGCGCATGCCTAAAATTAATCATTGCGTGTGGCGTTTAacgacaatatattttttgatgttttgtCTCGGTCGCTCGTATTCTGAGGGACGATGTCGAGTTTCGTGTCATTCCAGTCAGACGACTACCTAAGCGCTATTCTTTAggatgatttttatgatttttcttaacatttttcgtgtttatatatcatatattacctatgtccAACTTATAACATAAAGATCAATTATTgacattgttttaatatttttgccgTTTTGTCTCGGTCGCGCGTATCCTGAGGGACGATGTTGAATTTCGTGTATACTTCCAGTCGGACATATTCTTtagaatgttttttatttttttaacactttagAAACAAACATTTTTCGTGTTTTAAGAATTATCGCAACGTATCTAAACtacaacattataaattattaatatcgtttgatataccatatacctattatatatatttgtactttAGATATTATACAACCCAACACTATTAATTCTAGCATTACAAGGAAAGATGTTTTTCAatacttttgttttaaaatgtaaatattaatattataagagcaCACGCTACACATTCGCGTTTTAAGGGGTTCGAAATAGGCAATTTTAAGAAGAATTTTAGAAAACTCaagatttcaaattttaaatacatttaaaaaatactagttCAAATTTCAAAGTAACCTAAAAGTGTTCTCACATTTATTTAGTACCATTGGCAGTAGCTGCGTATGTAGTgcgttttaaagaaaaataacaattcttacgattttaatttattataatatgtcaattatttcaatcgtatataataacacGTAGCTAAAATTCTGTAAATAATCTTCcactcaaatataataaaccatTGACATCATCTAATATCAAATTGATCTGTTCTAAACATCCCAGGTGATCCCAAAAGACGCTTGAAACGTAAATGGTGCCAAGACCTTTTGAACGATCAGCAGTCATTCCTCATTACCGTGAAGTGGATTCTTCGGAAGGAATGTGATTGAGAACGGTCATTATTGGCGATACCTTTTTTAGACCCTTTTGACTATTACGATTGAGAACtctcagtttttatttttccgcgCAACGTTGCCAAACTGTGCCATATAAAAATCGGCTATGGCTAtagcctatataaatatatatgactcTTAGCACTGCTCACACACTGTCTATGTGACATTCACTATCttaatcatataatacattGAACCATTAATAATGATACCTCATCTATATAAATACAACGATAACGAATTGTTTGCAacgaataatcaaaatatatactttcgTAACGGAACTTTTGATTTTGCaccaaatcattttttacaaatgtatactatacactGTTATCAAAATAGATATTACGTTCcactaattttctttttctttgaaaataaatcaaaaacaacttACATTAACATGTGGAATTATTTAAAGGATTTGTGCCTAATAACTACGTCTaaagttttagaaattaaatatctaCATTTAGATTTTGAAATCGGTGCACATGAAGCTGTTGTACGCGAAATATTTCCCGGTGTTTCGATATTTGGTTGCCGTTTTCATTTAGCTCAAGCTTGGTGGCGTAAAGTaagatttatttactattttagatttattttatatttactattttagatttattttatatttactattttagattaaCCGTAGACtcttgaaatttttaccaaatatttattttagcatgTTCCACAAATGGtacaatttttgaaacattttaactcTTTTTCAACTAGTTATCACCATTAGAAACTTttagaaatatgtaattaatttttaaattatcctcgaaattttagtgaaaaaatattaaaattataattttaacaaattataaattaagggttgaagttttttttttttaataacgtgtTTCTAGATTAATGAAGACAACATTTTAAAGAATGCTTACAAAGACTAGAATAGTGAAATTGGTAATTGGCTGAAAATGTTTTTCGGACTCCCATTTCTGCAACATACAGAAGTAGAAGATGGTTTTATACAGCTTATGGTGTTATGTCCAAATGAATTATATGGTCATAGATTtgcagattatattttaaaaacatatgttgAACTAGATTGTTTATTTCCTCCAGTCTTATGGGCAAAAGAACCATCTCAACATCCTAGGTAAATTTGTACaacaaatattgaacatttcagaaaatatattatgcataattttcatttttaggaCTAATTATGCCGCAGAAAGTTTTCATCGAACTTTTAACAGACAGTTTTATTGCACACGTCCACCTATATACGCTGTCATACAGACTTTACTCGAAACCCAGGAAGAAACGTCTTTCAAACTCAATACCATTCAACAGGGTACTGTTCAAAAGGCATCAAAAgtagaagaagaaaaaatttcaaaaacaatacagtattatattaactactatcaaaaaaaaatcttttgaaggattaataaaatatttaacatatctGGGAAATTTATTTAGGggaattaaattttagttatttttaaatgtttgtattattggtaggtacctatgtgtattaACATGAAATTTCGCTTATGAAATTTCTAAGCTTTTGATtgatatgacatttttaaaatttgtaatttgtaattattttattcaatgttttatttcatatttattttgacttcaATATAGTTCGGCAACGTTGCACTTAATTTCGTTCTCAATAGTACTGTTTTTTTTGGGTCAGCGGTTATTTCATTGTTCCATTTCGAGTGATCTCAATCATACGCTAAAAAAGGTCGAACGTTCTCAATCGTATACAGCCGATTCTTCCCTCAAGACTACAGTCCATTACAACCCTCAACATCAtttatacttattgtaaaaatatatatatatatttacaggttgtataataaatatttgaaatacgaatatagaaaaaaattattatgacctttgttatttgaaaaatattaatcgtagagatttgaaactttttcattttctatacacaatacaatttattttcaatatatatagattacgtATAATctatttgttcaatttttaatctatttacgCCATTCTACGTGGGCTGATTCAAAAGTTGTATTAAACAAGTATTTTAACTTGAGCCCCTACTGGTCGAGCTTGTGCcgttatgtatataagtattaagagtataaaataatagtttatttataacgtatataattttattttattattataattaaatataatgattgaCGCGAACATctgttatgaattttatttcgcTAATACATATATGGATATACACCTAGCTATTTTTACTATCACCATCATTATCACCGTCactatcatcatcattatcgtTATAATTACACACAGGGTGCTTTGTACAGTATAACGACCAATAATAATTGCCCTGTGcgttttatagaaatatacttCCATTTTCGTATTTTACGCACCACATGACTCTGAAGCCTTAATCTGTACGGATGATAATCTATCGCACGATCAACATCGACAACATCACAtcctttacaatttttttccttcGTATTTCCCAAATGCTAATTATTTCCACACCACTATGTAAGGAACCTAGAGCAAAAAAGCAAGTATGAACTTAAAATAGGTATCTTCCTTCCTTTTTTCCGAGCAACTTTAACCTCATACAATGGCGGTGTCAATTCATAGTTGTCAACGAAATAGAAGTCAATAATACTTCAATGCTCTATTactctattttctatacattataatatactaattctaATCATCTTATGGTATTAAGGTAGTAAAAGGTGGGTAATGTGGGTTAACCAATTTCACATGAAAGATTTagaatattaacaaaacatgccctcgaacatttaaaaaataattttcaagctaaatttaaaaactttaaaatcaatatttatttcactgttttatttaatacaggTTTAGTTACGTCTTTACttgaacaaacaaaaaattaaataaaatattacacatctatagataatattatcataaattctataaaaaactGATTTCTacaattaatcatatttatattgcagTTATCATAATTGCACAAGAAACTACtcgtaaataaaaatagtttctttatttttcatatttaataaactatttttggtTACctagtcaatttttttatttttaattacataaataaatcacCATCAtatcttgaaaaattaaaaatttgtgaaTAGGTCATAGTATATCTatgaataaatagtattttaagtNNNNNNNNNNNNNNNNNNNNNNNNNNNNNNNNNNNNNNNNNNNNNNNNNNNNNNNNNNNNNNNNNNNNNNNNNNNNNNNNNNNNNNNNNNNNNNNNNNNNtctgagcggagcgaggaagctaggggttttacaatggtgtttatttttttatcttgtgAACAAAATGTCTACTAGATCtattggattaagatggtactttaaagaggtcattttttaatttctatatagttatttaaatatcttggggaaaaccactgacaaattacgaaaaaccaattttaacttctaacgctttgtttatcgccatagaaacgaataaaaaattcgtaattttgtaattcaacttacagggtataataatacataatagcaatataaaatatccaaactgagaaaccgtctccgctcaaaatactttttcttataaatgatattatatcattgaactcaattttaaaataatccattatacattaacccgcttgtaacctactgtatagcagataggcatccacttacctgcttttttcatatgcatttaatacatttttatacaacgtTTTCAGTtggtatacttattataaacgtcattaataatatataaatacctaattattaaaatttaataaatcaccattacgtttacaataatttactgcAAAGtacacttttaagttttaattatgttatacaaaaatgaataaaaaaatgattaaaaaaaaaagttctgagCAATTTTTCTGGATTGACATTTCTCATCAATTAATCatttggataattttttttatttaatatactcgATCCAAATGTTTACACatacaattgtttataaaactCCACGTAGACGtatagtgttataaaatattggcaGAAAATCAGCTATTTACATAtcaataaaagaatattatcgataataataatataatagaaaaaatgtgttattaaacAGTTACTCGTCAGTAGATAGGTATACAATGNNNNNNNNNNNNNNNNNNNNNNNNNNNNNNNNNNNNNNNNNNNNNNNNNNAGTAGATAGGTATACAatgattatcaatataaaagtttttattcttaattatagGATAGAACGTTAatgttgatataattatattgtacaaaatattttatataataacaataatatatataatataatataatttttatattcaaactaAAAGTAGATGGTATTTTTCTTcgtcatgaaaaatattttaaaagtgtatcGTATCATGTATATGAATaagcatacaattatattgatatacgtatgatattatgataattatatatttcaccaTGTTTCTGactagtattttgtatttaactatttaatgtaatattactagCAAATTTTTTTAGTGGTATTTTACAGTCAATCGAACAACGTGGAATAATTTAAAACCTCTGTTCAAGGTTCCTATAGACTCCATCacttgagtaggtatataatttgtttgcaaaattaaatatagtatatagcatCTTTGCCATATTTAATtttgcaaacaaattatttactcaAGTGATAGGTATGagtgaagcgatgaatgtattgattttacgatgatgtgtgtttttttttaaattttaaattttttttgtgtctgtcgtaATGGTNNNNNNNNNNNNNNNNNNNNNNNNNNNNNNNNNNNNNNNNNNNNNNNNNNNNNNNNNNNNNNNNNNNNNNNNNNNNNNNNNNNNNNNNNNNNNNNNNNNNGCGCACTATACGACATTtggttaaataatcaaatatcaatgccAAAACTATGCGCAAAAGAAGTAGTAGGATAGAGCACAAAACACGAACACCCCTATCATACCAATATTGCCAAAAACCGACGACAATGTGcaaaatacaacataacatGCACGAACATGCGCACTGTACGACATTCGATCAAACAACCGGATATCAGTGCCAAAATTATGCGCAACAAGGAGAATACGATAGCTCCTAACATATGAAATACTTTTCTCACACCAATATTGCGAAAAAACCATCGACAATGtgcaaaaatacaatttgaatgcACGCGCATGCGCAGATCACACAACAAACTTATAGCTTCCTTATATAAACGCAACGCACACAGGGCACCACAGGACACTCATGGTCCAGACGTCAATCAATCATCATCCATTCACAAGGACCACACGATGTGCCACGGCGGCGCCGTACACTGCTGCAATCAACATACATGACGACGTCAACGCCGCCCACAGCGAGACTACGTGCTACCGTACAGTTTTTCTTAATCTGAAATTAATCTATTTCCACGAAGTTAACTTAACTATTGCGTTTGTTTTAACACCGGGTATGAGTTcacttttgatatatttaatctaCTATCCAACcatgacaatattgttatttcaattcTTTACAAATCTAATtatccttcaaaaatattaagttatgtaGGGCCAAACATATCCATACATCCACATCCAATCTTTatatttcacataaaaaaaattctaatataaattataaacaccacGTAAAACACATCTCAATCAAAGAATAAACTCCACTTCAAATCCTGCTTGTCAATTCATTGTCTCTCCTGGACATTGGATTGCCAAAATATATCTGCAGTCTAGATCACGAGATAGGGACTGGACATACATATGCGATGGGCCGACGTACTTTTCTCTTAAGCGACTAGACTTCAGATATATAAGTTATTGAAATGCGAGTCAAccaaatgtcaaataataaaagaaacaaataataaactctGCTTCAAACACTGCATGAAGCAagcgaataaatatataataaaatataatatacataaatctgTGATACTAGCaaacgaataattataaaatgtataaagacaaatatatattagggaattacaatttctaaataactcataatgtataaaaatattaatcaatattataattcaaagcaCTCCTAATCTTTACACGCTATCAAATCCTTTctgtctttatattatatcgctAATACAAAGAGTCGACAGTGCATAAGCAAAACGCGAACTCATAAATGGTATAAGATATTGTACTATAagtcgtaaaataatagtaacgcgcaTCGATCCACACCAATCAGAGATGTATCCTTTCCAACAAGGATCAACGAGTACTTTTCACAGCCATACGAGGTAAGTGAACACACCTATATTTTGCACTCTAAGACAGAT
This portion of the Acyrthosiphon pisum isolate AL4f chromosome A1, pea_aphid_22Mar2018_4r6ur, whole genome shotgun sequence genome encodes:
- the LOC107885165 gene encoding uncharacterized protein LOC107885165, yielding MFFGLPFLQHTEVEDGFIQLMVLCPNELYGHRFADYILKTYVELDCLFPPVLWAKEPSQHPRTNYAAESFHRTFNRQFYCTRPPIYAVIQTLLETQEETSFKLNTIQQGTVQKASKVEEEKISKTIQYYINYYQKKIF